One genomic segment of Panicum virgatum strain AP13 chromosome 2N, P.virgatum_v5, whole genome shotgun sequence includes these proteins:
- the LOC120661458 gene encoding ribosomal RNA small subunit methyltransferase, mitochondrial-like, giving the protein MKRAVSAPWARRTVRQGCFYASSTSTSSSPEAASEKWDGRFRLHKPRGQHLLTNPRVLDAIARRAAIGPGDAVLEVGPGTGNLTARLLASPASRVAAVEIDPRMVEAVTARAAALGLADKLTVIAGDAVEVDFPEFDVCVANIPYGISSPLIAKLLFGAYRFRTATLLLQKEFARRLAAAPGDGEYNRLAANVRLVADVRLLMDVSKRDFVPMPRVDSSLVEIRPRAVAPGVDLGEWLAFTRACFGQKNKTLGAIFKQKRMVMELFSRSQRAEERDGRAGAVSLSALDDGSDEDSCGEGDDDGNRAAGCSDEEVAAFKIRIAGALDSAELTGKRPSKLSNDELLQLLRLFNERGVRFR; this is encoded by the exons ATGAAGCGAGCCGTCTCCGCTCCCTGGGCCCGGCGCACCGTCCGCCAGGGCTGCTTCTACGCCTCGTCCACCAGCACCTCTTCCTCGCCTGAGGCGGCGTCGGAGAAGTGGGACGGGCGGTTCCGCCTCCACAAGCCGCGCGGGCAGCACCTGCTCACCAACCCGCGCGTCCTCGACGCcatcgcgcgccgcgccgcgatcGGCCCGGGCGACGCCGTCCTCGAGGTCGGCCCCGGCACGGGGAACCTCACCGCGCGCCTCCTCGCCTCCCCCGCGtcgcgcgtcgccgccgtcgagaTCGACCCGCGCATGGTCGAGGCGgtcaccgcgcgcgccgccgcccttgggCTAGCGGACAAGCTCACG GTGATTGCGGGCGACGCCGTGGAGGTGGACTTCCCGGAGTTCGACGTCTGCGTGGCCAACATCCCCTACGGCATTTCCTCGCCGCTGATCGCCAAGCTGCTGTTCGGCGCCTACCGGTTCCGGACGGCGACGCTGCTGCTGCAGAAGGAATTCGCGCGCCGGCTCGCGGCCGCGCCGGGCGACGGGGAGTACAACCGTCTGGCGGCCAACGTGCGCCTGGTCGCCGACGTGAGGCTGCTCATGGACGTGAGCAAGAGGGACTTCGTGCCCATGCCTCGGGTGGATTCCTCCCTCGTCGAGATCCGGCCGAGGGCCGTCGCGCCCGGGGTCGACCTTGGCGAGTGGCTGGCGTTCACGCGCGCGTGCTTCGGGCAGAAGAACAAGACCCTCGGCGCCATCTTCAAGCAGAAGAGGATGGTCATGGAGCTGTTCAGCCGGTCGCAGCGCGCGGAGGAACGCGACGGCCGCGCGGGTGCTGTCAGCCTCAGCGCGCTTGACGACGGCAGTGACGAGGATTCTTGTGGAGAAGGCGACGATGACGGCAACAGAGCGGCTGGTTGCAGCGACGAAGAGGTCGCAGCGTTCAAGATTAGAATCGCTGGAGCGTTGGACTCTGCCGAGCTCACCGGCAAGAGGCCGTCCAAGCTGTCCAACGACGAGCTGCTGCAGTTGCTCCGGCTGTTCAATGAGCGCGGGGTGCGGTTCCGGTAG
- the LOC120661460 gene encoding uncharacterized protein LOC120661460 isoform X1, whose amino-acid sequence MAAERLPRRVASPTSLPLSSCISMAASPACRPVAQERRPHAQPTRVSPAGCSPAAAASAGHRPPVSVDTVTALLGPGSSPGLSGHACSCHGRAGPATAAVGLGRGRPVHEPLTGGQSEPSRLTAASAGEQDGWPTAARPPPAPPPRLATGRRSARSRKICIGDLILLIPLATQIPPMSPSWSLYATQIPPMSLIRVCAAVGCRNEQRVRPVTVRRCPATAAAPRMTVASAHLLGLWQRTSAVKVLQQSNSHQMQAGSSSTQMQARGSWAAWQCNLISLL is encoded by the exons ATGGCAGCCGAGCGCCTCCCTCGACGCGTCGCCTCCCcgacctccctccccctctcttcATGCATCTCCATGGCCGCGAGCCCCGCTTGCCGGCCGGTTGCGCAGGAGCGCCGGCCCCATGCTCAGCCGACCAGGGTGAGCCCAGCCGGCTGCAGcccggctgccgccgcctccgctggcCACAGGCCACCGGTCAGTGTGGACACGGTCACCGCTTTGCTTGGCCCCGGCTCGTCGCCCGGCCTCAGCGGGCATGCATGCAGCTGCCATGGCAGGGccggccccgccaccgccgctgtcgGCCTCGGCCGCGGGCGACCTGTGCACGAACCGCTCACCGGTGGCCAATCCGAGCCCAGCCGCCTGACCGCCGCGAGCGCGGGCGAGCAGGATGGCTGGCCGACTGCagcccggccaccgccggcaccgccgcccCGGCTGGCCACGGGCCGCCGTTCAGC CAGGAGCAGGAAGATATGCATCGGGGATCTGATTTTGCTGATTCCCCTAGCCACGCAGATTCCTCCCATGTCACCAAGTTGGTCTCTCTATGCCACGCAGATTCCTCCCATGTCGTTAATACGCGTGTGTGCAGCAGTAGGCTGTAGGAACGAACAAAG AGTGAGACCTGTCACTGTCAGAAGGTGTccagccacggcggcggcgccaaggaTGACAGTGGCATCGGCACACCTACTAGGCCTCTGGCAGCGCACAAGTGCCGTGAAGGTGCTGCAGCAGAGCAACAGCCACCAGATGcaggccggcagcagcagcactcaAATGCAGGCAAGAGGAAGCTGGGCAGCCTGGCAATGTAATTTGATCTCCCTCCTATGA
- the LOC120661463 gene encoding probable 5'-adenylylsulfate reductase 1, chloroplastic encodes MASATTSISSHPAALRDVKAARIGAVRQHVAVAPAARGQRARAVRPLRAAEQGRQPVTASAASAAPAAPVADEVAGPAAVDYEALAHELEGASPLEVMDRALAMFGSEIAIAFSGAEDVALIEYAKLTGRPFRVFSLDTGRLNPETYQFFDKVEKHYGIRIEYMFPDAGEVQELVRTKGLFSFYEDGHQECCRVRKVRPLRRALRGLRAWITGQRKDQSPGTRASIPVVQVDPSFEGLDGGAGSLIKWNPVANVDGKDIWTFLRTMDVPVNSLHAQGFVSIGCEPCTRPVLPGQHEREGRWWWEDAKAKECGLHKGNIEKDGQAAAPKPANGNGNGAAGAPDIFESPAVVSLTRTGIENLLRLENRAEPWLVVLYAPWCPFCQAMEASYVELAEKLAGAGVKVAKFRADGEQKPFAQAELQLQSFPTVLLFPTRTARPIKYPSEKRDVDSLLAFVNSLR; translated from the exons ATGGCTTCCGCCACCACCTCCATCTCGTCGcaccccgccgccctccgcgaTGTCAAAG CCGCGAGGATTGGAGCCGTGAGGCAGCATGTGGCCGTGGCTCCGGCAGCGCGGGGCCAGCGCGCTCGGGCGGTGCGCCCGctgcgcgcggcggagcaggggaggcagcCGGTGACGGCctccgcggcctcggcggcgccggcggcgcccgtaGCCGACGAGGTGGCGGGCCCCGCGGCGGTGGACTACGAGGCCCTGGCGcacgagctggagggcgcgtcGCCGCTGGAGGTCATGGATCGGGCGCTGGCCATGTTCGGATCCGAGATCGCCATCGCCTTCAG TGGCGCGGAGGACGTGGCGCTGATCGAGTACGCGAAGCTGACGGGGCGCCCCTTCCGGGTGTTCAGCCTGGACACGGGGCGGCTGAACCCGGAGACGTACCAGTTCTTCGACAAGGTGGAGAAGCATTACGGCATCCGCATCGAGTACATGTTCCCGGACGCCGGCGAGGTGCAGGAGCTGGTGCGGACCAAGGGCCTCTTCTCCTTCTACGAGGACGGCCACCAGGAGTGCTGCCGGGTGCGCAAGGTGCGGCCGCTGCGCAGGGCGCTCAGGGGGCTCAGGGCATGGATCACCGGCCAGAGGAAGGACCAGTCCCCCGGCACCAGGGCCAGCATCCCCGTCGTTCAG GTCGACCCCTCCTTTGAAGGCCTGGATGGCGGAGCTGGTAGCTTGATCAAGTGGAACCCCGTGGCCAATGTCGACGGCAAGGACATCTGGACATTCCTGAGGACCATGGATGTCCCTGTCAACTCCCTGCATGCTCAA GGGTTCGTGTCCATTGGTTGCGAGCCGTGCACCAGGCCGGTCCTGCCGGGGCAGCACGAGCGTGAAGGCCGGTGGTGGTGGGAGGACGCCAAGGCCAAGGAGTGCGGCCTGCACAAGGGCAACATCGAGAAGgacggccaggcggcggcgcccaagcCCGCCAACGGCAACGGCaacggcgcggcgggcgccccGGACATCTTCGAGAGCCCCGCCGTCGTGTCCCTCACCCGCACCGGGATCGAGAACCTGCTGCGCCTGGAGAACCGCGCGGAGCCGTGGCTCGTGGTGCTGTACGCACCCTGGTGCCCCTTCTGCCAGGCCATGGAGGCCTCCTACGTGGAGCTGGCCGAGAAGCTGGCCGGGGCCGGCGTGAAGGTGGCCAAGTTCCGCGCCGACGGCGAGCAGAAGCCGTTCGCGCAGGCGGAGCTGCAGCTGCAGAGCTTCCCCACCGTGCTCCTGTTCCCGACCCGCACCGCCAGGCCCATCAAGTACCCGTCCGAGAAGAGGGACGTCGACTCGCTCCTCGCCTTCGTCAACAGCCTCCGGTGA
- the LOC120661460 gene encoding COPII coat assembly protein SEC16-like isoform X6: MAAERLPRRVASPTSLPLSSCISMAASPACRPVAQERRPHAQPTRVSPAGCSPAAAASAGHRPPVSVDTVTALLGPGSSPGLSGHACSCHGRAGPATAAVGLGRGRPVHEPLTGGQSEPSRLTAASAGEQDGWPTAARPPPAPPPRLATGRRSARSRKICIGDLILLIPLATQIPPMSPSWSLYATQIPPMSLIRVCAAVGCRNEQRNEKLELRD; this comes from the exons ATGGCAGCCGAGCGCCTCCCTCGACGCGTCGCCTCCCcgacctccctccccctctcttcATGCATCTCCATGGCCGCGAGCCCCGCTTGCCGGCCGGTTGCGCAGGAGCGCCGGCCCCATGCTCAGCCGACCAGGGTGAGCCCAGCCGGCTGCAGcccggctgccgccgcctccgctggcCACAGGCCACCGGTCAGTGTGGACACGGTCACCGCTTTGCTTGGCCCCGGCTCGTCGCCCGGCCTCAGCGGGCATGCATGCAGCTGCCATGGCAGGGccggccccgccaccgccgctgtcgGCCTCGGCCGCGGGCGACCTGTGCACGAACCGCTCACCGGTGGCCAATCCGAGCCCAGCCGCCTGACCGCCGCGAGCGCGGGCGAGCAGGATGGCTGGCCGACTGCagcccggccaccgccggcaccgccgcccCGGCTGGCCACGGGCCGCCGTTCAGC CAGGAGCAGGAAGATATGCATCGGGGATCTGATTTTGCTGATTCCCCTAGCCACGCAGATTCCTCCCATGTCACCAAGTTGGTCTCTCTATGCCACGCAGATTCCTCCCATGTCGTTAATACGCGTGTGTGCAGCAGTAGGCTGTAGGAACGAACAAAG GAATGAGAAATTGGAATTGAGGGATTGA
- the LOC120661460 gene encoding COPII coat assembly protein SEC16-like isoform X4: MAAERLPRRVASPTSLPLSSCISMAASPACRPVAQERRPHAQPTRVSPAGCSPAAAASAGHRPPVSVDTVTALLGPGSSPGLSGHACSCHGRAGPATAAVGLGRGRPVHEPLTGGQSEPSRLTAASAGEQDGWPTAARPPPAPPPRLATGRRSARSRKICIGDLILLIPLATQIPPMSPSWSLYATQIPPMSLIRVCAAVGCRNEQRRITDGNKTFKYFCSIKFLPGCASFVFDEMFEWIFIF; this comes from the exons ATGGCAGCCGAGCGCCTCCCTCGACGCGTCGCCTCCCcgacctccctccccctctcttcATGCATCTCCATGGCCGCGAGCCCCGCTTGCCGGCCGGTTGCGCAGGAGCGCCGGCCCCATGCTCAGCCGACCAGGGTGAGCCCAGCCGGCTGCAGcccggctgccgccgcctccgctggcCACAGGCCACCGGTCAGTGTGGACACGGTCACCGCTTTGCTTGGCCCCGGCTCGTCGCCCGGCCTCAGCGGGCATGCATGCAGCTGCCATGGCAGGGccggccccgccaccgccgctgtcgGCCTCGGCCGCGGGCGACCTGTGCACGAACCGCTCACCGGTGGCCAATCCGAGCCCAGCCGCCTGACCGCCGCGAGCGCGGGCGAGCAGGATGGCTGGCCGACTGCagcccggccaccgccggcaccgccgcccCGGCTGGCCACGGGCCGCCGTTCAGC CAGGAGCAGGAAGATATGCATCGGGGATCTGATTTTGCTGATTCCCCTAGCCACGCAGATTCCTCCCATGTCACCAAGTTGGTCTCTCTATGCCACGCAGATTCCTCCCATGTCGTTAATACGCGTGTGTGCAGCAGTAGGCTGTAGGAACGAACAAAG GAGAATCACGGATGGCAACAAAACCTTCAAATATTTTTGCTCAATTAAATTCTTACCAGGATGTGCATCCTTTGTATTCGATGAAATGTTTGAATggattttcattttttga
- the LOC120661460 gene encoding uncharacterized protein LOC120661460 isoform X3, with the protein MAAERLPRRVASPTSLPLSSCISMAASPACRPVAQERRPHAQPTRVSPAGCSPAAAASAGHRPPVSVDTVTALLGPGSSPGLSGHACSCHGRAGPATAAVGLGRGRPVHEPLTGGQSEPSRLTAASAGEQDGWPTAARPPPAPPPRLATGRRSARSRKICIGDLILLIPLATQIPPMSPSWSLYATQIPPMSLIRVCAAVGCRNEQRVRPVTVRRCPATAAAPRMTVASAHLLGLWQRTSAVKVLQQSNSHQMQAGSSSTQMQARGSWAAWQ; encoded by the exons ATGGCAGCCGAGCGCCTCCCTCGACGCGTCGCCTCCCcgacctccctccccctctcttcATGCATCTCCATGGCCGCGAGCCCCGCTTGCCGGCCGGTTGCGCAGGAGCGCCGGCCCCATGCTCAGCCGACCAGGGTGAGCCCAGCCGGCTGCAGcccggctgccgccgcctccgctggcCACAGGCCACCGGTCAGTGTGGACACGGTCACCGCTTTGCTTGGCCCCGGCTCGTCGCCCGGCCTCAGCGGGCATGCATGCAGCTGCCATGGCAGGGccggccccgccaccgccgctgtcgGCCTCGGCCGCGGGCGACCTGTGCACGAACCGCTCACCGGTGGCCAATCCGAGCCCAGCCGCCTGACCGCCGCGAGCGCGGGCGAGCAGGATGGCTGGCCGACTGCagcccggccaccgccggcaccgccgcccCGGCTGGCCACGGGCCGCCGTTCAGC CAGGAGCAGGAAGATATGCATCGGGGATCTGATTTTGCTGATTCCCCTAGCCACGCAGATTCCTCCCATGTCACCAAGTTGGTCTCTCTATGCCACGCAGATTCCTCCCATGTCGTTAATACGCGTGTGTGCAGCAGTAGGCTGTAGGAACGAACAAAG AGTGAGACCTGTCACTGTCAGAAGGTGTccagccacggcggcggcgccaaggaTGACAGTGGCATCGGCACACCTACTAGGCCTCTGGCAGCGCACAAGTGCCGTGAAGGTGCTGCAGCAGAGCAACAGCCACCAGATGcaggccggcagcagcagcactcaAATGCAGGCAAGAGGAAGCTGGGCAGCCTGGCAAT GA
- the LOC120661460 gene encoding COPII coat assembly protein SEC16-like isoform X5 encodes MAAERLPRRVASPTSLPLSSCISMAASPACRPVAQERRPHAQPTRVSPAGCSPAAAASAGHRPPVSVDTVTALLGPGSSPGLSGHACSCHGRAGPATAAVGLGRGRPVHEPLTGGQSEPSRLTAASAGEQDGWPTAARPPPAPPPRLATGRRSARSRKICIGDLILLIPLATQIPPMSPSWSLYATQIPPMSLIRVCAAVGCRNEQRIFTLAFLQN; translated from the exons ATGGCAGCCGAGCGCCTCCCTCGACGCGTCGCCTCCCcgacctccctccccctctcttcATGCATCTCCATGGCCGCGAGCCCCGCTTGCCGGCCGGTTGCGCAGGAGCGCCGGCCCCATGCTCAGCCGACCAGGGTGAGCCCAGCCGGCTGCAGcccggctgccgccgcctccgctggcCACAGGCCACCGGTCAGTGTGGACACGGTCACCGCTTTGCTTGGCCCCGGCTCGTCGCCCGGCCTCAGCGGGCATGCATGCAGCTGCCATGGCAGGGccggccccgccaccgccgctgtcgGCCTCGGCCGCGGGCGACCTGTGCACGAACCGCTCACCGGTGGCCAATCCGAGCCCAGCCGCCTGACCGCCGCGAGCGCGGGCGAGCAGGATGGCTGGCCGACTGCagcccggccaccgccggcaccgccgcccCGGCTGGCCACGGGCCGCCGTTCAGC CAGGAGCAGGAAGATATGCATCGGGGATCTGATTTTGCTGATTCCCCTAGCCACGCAGATTCCTCCCATGTCACCAAGTTGGTCTCTCTATGCCACGCAGATTCCTCCCATGTCGTTAATACGCGTGTGTGCAGCAGTAGGCTGTAGGAACGAACAAAG AATATTCACCTTAGCATTTCTACAAAATTGA
- the LOC120661459 gene encoding lon protease-like, protein MALLPQILHSPHPHPRLAAAASPSRAFPRAPRLHASGPRGRLAASAGASGPGPGPSSPEPYPPESDDGLVELPLFPLPLVLFPDATHALHIFEFRYRIMMHTVLQTDLRFGIVFAGSGGSAAEVGCVGEVVKHERLADDRFFLICKGQQRFRVARVVRTKPYLVAAVQWLEDCPPAEPPAPGEDALALAADVEALMRDVIRIANRLNGKPEKEVGDLRRGLFPTPFSFYVGNTFEGAPREQQALLELEDTAARLRRERDTLRNTLNYLTAASAVKDAFPSSPSSG, encoded by the coding sequence ATGGCTCTCCTCCCCCAAATCCTCCACTCCCCTCACCCCcacccccgcctcgccgccgctgcctcccccTCCCGCGCATTCCCTCGAGCGCCCCGCCTCCATGCCTCCGGCCCCCGCGGCCGCCTCGCTGCGTCGGCGGGCGCGTCCGGGCCCGGGCCCGGGCCGTCGTCGCCGGAGCCGTACCCCCCCGAGTCCGACGACGGGCTGGTGGAGCTCCCGCTGTTCCCGCTCCCGCTCGTGCTCTTCCCGGACGCCACACACGCGCTGCACATCTTCGAGTTCCGCTACCGCATCATGATGCACACGGTGCTGCAGACCGACCTCCGCTTCGGCATCGTCttcgccggctccggcggctcGGCCGCCGAGGTCGGCTGCGTCGGCGAGGTCGTCAAGCACGAGCGCCTCGCCGACGACCGGTTCTTCCTCATCTGCAAGGGCCAGCAGCGGTTCCGCGTCGCCCGCGTCGTGCGCACCAAGCCCtacctcgtcgccgccgtgcaGTGGCTCGAGGACTGCCCGCCCGCCGAGCCCCCGGCCCCCGGGGAGGACGCCCtggcgctcgccgccgacgtcgagGCCCTCATGCGGGACGTCATACGCATCGCCAACCGCCTCAACGGGAAGCCCGAGAAGGAGGTGGGCGACCTGCGCAGGGGCCTCTTCCCCACGCCCTTCTCCTTCTACGTCGGCAACACCTTCGAGGGTGCGCCCCGGGAGCAGCAGGCGCTGCTCGAGCTCGAGGACACCGCCGCCAGGCTGCGCAGGGAGCGGGACACGCTGCGCAATACGCTCAACTATctcaccgccgcctccgccgtcaaGGACGCCTTCCcatcctcgccgtcgtcggggTGA
- the LOC120661460 gene encoding uncharacterized protein LOC120661460 isoform X7 — translation MILFILARVFFKSETCHCQKVSSHGGGAKDDSGIGTPTRPLAAHKCREGAAAEQQPPDAGRQQQHSNAGKRKLGSLAMNN, via the exons ATGATCTTATTTATCTTGGCAAGGGTGTTCTTTAAG AGTGAGACCTGTCACTGTCAGAAGGTGTccagccacggcggcggcgccaaggaTGACAGTGGCATCGGCACACCTACTAGGCCTCTGGCAGCGCACAAGTGCCGTGAAGGTGCTGCAGCAGAGCAACAGCCACCAGATGcaggccggcagcagcagcactcaAATGCAGGCAAGAGGAAGCTGGGCAGCCTGGCAAT GAACAATTAG
- the LOC120661460 gene encoding uncharacterized protein LOC120661460 isoform X2, with translation MAAERLPRRVASPTSLPLSSCISMAASPACRPVAQERRPHAQPTRVSPAGCSPAAAASAGHRPPVSVDTVTALLGPGSSPGLSGHACSCHGRAGPATAAVGLGRGRPVHEPLTGGQSEPSRLTAASAGEQDGWPTAARPPPAPPPRLATGRRSASRKICIGDLILLIPLATQIPPMSPSWSLYATQIPPMSLIRVCAAVGCRNEQRVRPVTVRRCPATAAAPRMTVASAHLLGLWQRTSAVKVLQQSNSHQMQAGSSSTQMQARGSWAAWQCNLISLL, from the exons ATGGCAGCCGAGCGCCTCCCTCGACGCGTCGCCTCCCcgacctccctccccctctcttcATGCATCTCCATGGCCGCGAGCCCCGCTTGCCGGCCGGTTGCGCAGGAGCGCCGGCCCCATGCTCAGCCGACCAGGGTGAGCCCAGCCGGCTGCAGcccggctgccgccgcctccgctggcCACAGGCCACCGGTCAGTGTGGACACGGTCACCGCTTTGCTTGGCCCCGGCTCGTCGCCCGGCCTCAGCGGGCATGCATGCAGCTGCCATGGCAGGGccggccccgccaccgccgctgtcgGCCTCGGCCGCGGGCGACCTGTGCACGAACCGCTCACCGGTGGCCAATCCGAGCCCAGCCGCCTGACCGCCGCGAGCGCGGGCGAGCAGGATGGCTGGCCGACTGCagcccggccaccgccggcaccgccgcccCGGCTGGCCACGGGCCGCCGTTCAGC GAGCAGGAAGATATGCATCGGGGATCTGATTTTGCTGATTCCCCTAGCCACGCAGATTCCTCCCATGTCACCAAGTTGGTCTCTCTATGCCACGCAGATTCCTCCCATGTCGTTAATACGCGTGTGTGCAGCAGTAGGCTGTAGGAACGAACAAAG AGTGAGACCTGTCACTGTCAGAAGGTGTccagccacggcggcggcgccaaggaTGACAGTGGCATCGGCACACCTACTAGGCCTCTGGCAGCGCACAAGTGCCGTGAAGGTGCTGCAGCAGAGCAACAGCCACCAGATGcaggccggcagcagcagcactcaAATGCAGGCAAGAGGAAGCTGGGCAGCCTGGCAATGTAATTTGATCTCCCTCCTATGA